Proteins from one Physeter macrocephalus isolate SW-GA chromosome 16, ASM283717v5, whole genome shotgun sequence genomic window:
- the AKIP1 gene encoding A-kinase-interacting protein 1 isoform X2, which produces MENCLAAAALNGVDRRSLQRSARLGQEVLARAKRRAVDWHSVELPKGSVGVISRERPCRERGPAAGPHRLLPGEREERHPTLSASFRTMAEFMDYTSSQCGKYYSSVPEEGGATHVYRYHRGKSKLHLCSDTGNGQAENISKDLYIEVYPGTYSITVGVNDLTKKTHVVAVDSGQSVDLVFPI; this is translated from the exons ATGGAGAACTGTTTGGCGGCCGCGGCGCTGAACGGGGTGGACCGACGTTCCCTGCAACGCTCGGCTAGGCTGGGTCAAGAAGTGCTGGCGCGGGCCAAAAGGAGGGCGGTGGACTGGCATTCGGTGGAGCTTCCCAAAGGCAGCGTGGGGGTCATTTCCCGGGAGCGGCCCTGCAGAGAAAGAGGGCCGGCAGCCGGCCCCCATCGCCTTCTCCCAGGAGAG AGAGAAGAAAGACACCCAACCCTCAGTGCTTCCTTCAGGACAATGGCTGAATTCATGGACTATACTTCAAGTCAGTGTGGG AAATATTATTCATCTGTGCCAGAGGAAGGAGGGGCAACCCACGTCTATCGTTATCACAGAGGGAAGTCGAAGCTGCACTTGTGCTCGGACACTGGGAATGGTCAG GCTGAGAACATCTCTAAGGACCTCTACATAGAAGTATATCCAGGGACCTATTCCATCACTGTGGGTGTAAATGACTTGACCAAGAAGACTCACGTGGTAGCAGTTGATTCAGGACAAAGTGTGGACTTGGTCTTCCCCATATGA
- the AKIP1 gene encoding A-kinase-interacting protein 1 isoform X1: protein MENCLAAAALNGVDRRSLQRSARLGQEVLARAKRRAVDWHSVELPKGSVGVISRERPCRERGPAAGPHRLLPGEREERHPTLSASFRTMAEFMDYTSSQCGKYYSSVPEEGGATHVYRYHRGKSKLHLCSDTGNGQRKDTPLGVGGICQASECALEASQPAENISKDLYIEVYPGTYSITVGVNDLTKKTHVVAVDSGQSVDLVFPI, encoded by the exons ATGGAGAACTGTTTGGCGGCCGCGGCGCTGAACGGGGTGGACCGACGTTCCCTGCAACGCTCGGCTAGGCTGGGTCAAGAAGTGCTGGCGCGGGCCAAAAGGAGGGCGGTGGACTGGCATTCGGTGGAGCTTCCCAAAGGCAGCGTGGGGGTCATTTCCCGGGAGCGGCCCTGCAGAGAAAGAGGGCCGGCAGCCGGCCCCCATCGCCTTCTCCCAGGAGAG AGAGAAGAAAGACACCCAACCCTCAGTGCTTCCTTCAGGACAATGGCTGAATTCATGGACTATACTTCAAGTCAGTGTGGG AAATATTATTCATCTGTGCCAGAGGAAGGAGGGGCAACCCACGTCTATCGTTATCACAGAGGGAAGTCGAAGCTGCACTTGTGCTCGGACACTGGGAATGGTCAG AGAAAAGACACCCCCCTTGGTGTCGGAGGCATCTGTCAGGCATCAGAGTGTGCACTAGAGGCATCCCAGCCT GCTGAGAACATCTCTAAGGACCTCTACATAGAAGTATATCCAGGGACCTATTCCATCACTGTGGGTGTAAATGACTTGACCAAGAAGACTCACGTGGTAGCAGTTGATTCAGGACAAAGTGTGGACTTGGTCTTCCCCATATGA
- the AKIP1 gene encoding A-kinase-interacting protein 1 isoform X3, protein MLSPLTPSPLASALGGAGGGGRRGDRGPGSDPELERGPGGPLTRRCLCREERHPTLSASFRTMAEFMDYTSSQCGKYYSSVPEEGGATHVYRYHRGKSKLHLCSDTGNGQRKDTPLGVGGICQASECALEASQPAENISKDLYIEVYPGTYSITVGVNDLTKKTHVVAVDSGQSVDLVFPI, encoded by the exons ATGCTTTCGCCCCTGACACCGAGCCCGCTGGCGAGCGCGTTGGGCGGAGCCGGGGGCGGCGGTCGCCGGGGAGATCGAGGCCCTGGGTCCGACCCCGAGCTGGAGCGGGGTCCCGGAGGCCCGCTAACCCGCcggtgtttgtgt AGAGAAGAAAGACACCCAACCCTCAGTGCTTCCTTCAGGACAATGGCTGAATTCATGGACTATACTTCAAGTCAGTGTGGG AAATATTATTCATCTGTGCCAGAGGAAGGAGGGGCAACCCACGTCTATCGTTATCACAGAGGGAAGTCGAAGCTGCACTTGTGCTCGGACACTGGGAATGGTCAG AGAAAAGACACCCCCCTTGGTGTCGGAGGCATCTGTCAGGCATCAGAGTGTGCACTAGAGGCATCCCAGCCT GCTGAGAACATCTCTAAGGACCTCTACATAGAAGTATATCCAGGGACCTATTCCATCACTGTGGGTGTAAATGACTTGACCAAGAAGACTCACGTGGTAGCAGTTGATTCAGGACAAAGTGTGGACTTGGTCTTCCCCATATGA